caccgtcacATAGACCTCTTCCAAGTTCCACGGGAGCGAGGCGAGACCGCTGGCAAGGAGCAACAGGATATCCTCGGCGACAGCGATGTCTGCCCACACCGGCGATGCCTCCGTCGCGATGTATGGTAGGGAGCTGTCTGCGCTACCCCGCTCGACTTCACCGTCGTGCTGCCTACTCCCTAAGAGCGTCATGAGCGGCAGGAGATACGacgcgagcagcgcctcatcctcgcgcgccacgcgacctcgccgctccagctgcagcaacacACCATGCGTCAGCAGCATCCACAAGCGCGTGTCACGACGCAGGAGGCACACGAGCGACTGCTGGGGGAGCGGTGGCGTCGTCTTTGTGGCTGAGCCGGACGCTGCGGCTTGGGACGGAGAGGAACCGGCGGAGCTTCCGTCTGGCGGGCTCATCAAGAGGTGGTAGAGCCGCCGCACAGAGAGGGTGAAGAGTCGCTGCCGTTCGGGGCGGAGAAGAAAGAAACAGCTCTGGTCGTACACCGCGTAGAAGTCTGCGGCGATGTCGCACAACGCCGCCGTCCATGCGTCGTTGCtagcactgctgctgctcgcggcAAACTCCCCAGCAGGGCTGTGCACGAGGGCGGCAAGAAAACGTGCCGTAGTAGCGCCATCATCCGCGTCGTTTCTGCCATGGACGTCGTCGCTGGCACCCCCGCTGCCGTCACACGCCTTCGACACTGGCGCGGTCGCGGTGATCGATGCTGCAGTGCTGCTtgacaacggcagcagcgatggcgaagtggcgctgcgccgcccaTGCGTCAACGCCTGTTCCATGCAGCGGAAGGCATCCGTCATTACAGCGGACAGATGCCGCCCACGACGCCGCCAGTGGCGATGGAACTGCGCGGTAAACGAcccggccgccacctcggctgAGTCGCTCGCTCCAAGCGTGTCGCCGGCTTGCTCTGTGCCAGTGGTGCTCATCCACGACGCCTCCTCGGGTACCTGCactcgcagcagcgtcgggTACAGCTGCCACAGGTACACCCCGATCTGGGTACACAGCGCTGACTTTCTCTGATGCGGgctcatggcggcggcgggtgcaTACCCTAGAGATGCAGCCAAGCACTGCGAAAATGcgtcctgcagcgccaccacgtTGTGCGCCACCGTCTGCAGAGCGGAGGGGACCGTGAAGGTGGAGCTGTgcaggccgccgctgcggagggcgagagcggcCTCTCCGTACACACGTAGCGTGTCGCGCAGCTCTGCAGTGAAGGCACGAGCGGTGCCCTCCAGGAGTCGTCTGTACAAGAGCTCAGTGGCGCATGCCGGTGGCACATCGGTGGCTGCCGTCGTGAATGCACTGGCGCATGTCCCGACCGGCGCGTGCTCGTCGACGTGCTTTTCGCTCAGTGCCGCCATCAGCGTCGTCTCTACCGAGGCGAGCAGTGTGGAGCACCACAACCAGTGCGTCTCGGATAGTGCGTGCTGCTTCACGTCTGCAGCGAGCCGCAGTCGACGCCAGTGCGcctgctgtgccgccgccatccGACGCACGCCCGCCTTCTCCAGGTCTTCCTCTTCCAAAGAACGGGCCAGCACTTCGTTTGTGTAGAGGTCTGCGCCGTAGTAGCCGTAGAGGATgtaccagcaccgccacaccAGGTGCGCCTGCCGTTGCGCCGCCGAGCTCACGGCAGCACGCAGAGCCGCGAACGACTCTACAGCGGCGATGCGCGGGAAGTCACTGCGCGGCGCactgcgccgcggtggcggctcaACTCGGATGCGCTTCTCAGcaggcgcctcctcctctgcatTATCCTCAGCCGTCAcactactgctgctgctgttgcagtCGGCGCGCGTCTCgtgaccgccgccgcggcataCCACCTGAGCTGCGCGCTGAACGCCTGCCTCCGTCAACGGAATCGCCCACTCTGCCCATGCAGCTCTCGCGCGGCCGAGCAGTCGTATGATGAGGCTGGCGAGGATGGCGTAGCCGCCTTGGCCGAGCACCATGAAGGACTGCGCTGCCTTGGCAAGGGCGCCAGTGAAATACAGCATCTCCCcggtgtgctgccgctgctgatcCCGTATCGCCGCCTGGCGTCCGTTTAGTGCCTTCAGCGTCGCTGATGCGTcagatggcggcgctgctgcggcggcagccaccaGCTGGACGAGGTCGTCCGACCATGACTGCTCCTTACGCAGTGCCTCGCGCACGCTGGCTGTGCCAAGAGCGCCGAGCAGCTCGTGCATCgtgacggcgccgtcacGCTCAAGGACCGTCGTggcggacggcgacgacgaggatgacggtATTGGTGCCGTCGTGGTTGTTGCCgcggcgcctgcagctggaggggctgcagcgcgctgctgtgtcCACTGCGTGTACATAGGGACAAGCAGGTagcgcagccacagcagcggggcATCCTGCACGAGGTGTTTGGCGAGGGTCATGACAGGCGTCTCTCCAGTGgacgccagctgcagctgtggtggagggtggtcgtggtggagcggcaggtggagctgcagcgcctcgagcGTCTGCTGCATCATGAACGTCCAGCTCGGTGACGGCACCGGTACCGGCGCGCTGCTACTACTCACAACAGCACTCGCCGCCACTTCTACCCTCTCCGCTTCACTGTGGCGACTCGGCGGTtggaggggcagaggggcgCCCTGGCCGCTCAGCTGCGGCTCGACGAAACTCTTGCCGTGCATCCCCTCGATTTCGTCTTCGCGCCCGAGTGCCGTCCCGTCCGCTGTCTCGACGTTGTCGACGCCTGTCGCGCTACTGTCCCCGGACCCGACAGCCACGGCCGCTTCATTAGTGCCGCCatcctcttcgtcgtcttcgaCGTCGCCCAAGCGCACCCACTGCTGCACCATCCACGACGGGTAGTCGTCGCCCCAGAGCATCGCCGTTGTCTCTGCAATGaagcgcgcgtgcggccCTTCGTGCAGTGTGTCCGCAACTGCCGCAGGCGACGTTGATGCCGACGACAGTGTCCATGGCGATaatgctgctgccgtggccaTCGACACGGATGACTCGATGGCGGCCCATAGCAGCGGCAACTCCGAAAGCTCTGTGTCTTCCACGGCGGCGTGTGGTCCAGTGGTGGCGACACGCTGGAGGCGGGACAGAAGgttcgtcgctgctgccgtcgccgtggcagcAGGGTCGCCTGTTGCGCCGGGCttggcgctggaggagggcagagggCGCTCGCGTggtggcgaggaggagacacGTGATCGGCTGCTCTTCATGGCGGCACGCCACCCCTTCTTCACTGTGTTGGTGGGAGAGTGAGCACCGTGTTTCTTCGTGCGTCGGACACGCCTGCGGTCTCTCTCCTGGTCAGACGGAGTTCAAGGGGAGCACACGTGCGGCGATCGCTCGCAGCTGCGGATGCGCTTGCGCCCGGTGTGTGTTGGGTGTTggaagagacggagagacagagaagagggTGCCCATTCCTAACGAGTAGCATGAGTGCGCCTCACAatggcgtgcgcgtgcgtgacgCGCATGTTGCTGGCGGGGGCGGCTGACCGGAAAACTCACTGCCGCCGTCTTCCACcagctctttctctcgcgtCGCTATACCCGCTGCCTCTCGCCTCACCAGACACGCGCGTGGCTGCCAGACAAGACGCCGCGCGGGCAGTGCCGCATCGAGCGCTAAGGAGAAAacggggggtgggtggggtggagggagggtgccgaggagaggtggtggtatGAGAAGGGGGCGGCGTAGAGGCGGACAGGGGCGGTCACCTATGCTCCGGGTGAGCAGACGAACCGCTGCCTCCAGTCACGGTGTGCCGTGTCTTCcttgtgcgtgtatgcgtgttcGCTGATGCGAAAATTTCTATGACTGCGTAGAGTTGTCTCCAGGCGTGATCGCATGCATCTGGGGCCTGTAATACACAGCTGTGTGTCGCCGGGCTCTCAGGTGAGTTGGCGCCACGACAGCTGTAGCGCTAGACGCTACGCAGGCTCTCTTTCAACTGATCCACGTACTGCTGCAGTAGCTTTTcgcggccgtcgccgacgagcagcaccacgTATCGCAGGCACGTCTTCGCGTCTCCCATGAGGTGTacctgccgcagcacgtcggagcgctccgccacctcgtgtGCCCAAGCCCGCTCATCGGCCTCCGTGCCTCCGCCACGACGGGCGACAACTTGCATGCTGCGATCCGTCTGACCTTCGAGCTCAGCCCTGCTGAAGCCGTAGTAGACGACCACGTCCATCGGCACATACGTGTCCTGCAGCATGCCACTGCCCTCGATGATCTgcacgcaccggcgccgctcctGTAGGTACGTCGGTGGCAGCTCACGGCTCGACTCGGGCACGGGCATACGTttttgccgctgcgcctcaagGAGGTCGACGAGGGTCTGCAACGCGTCGTGCAGCGCATCTGTGTCGTCGTGGAGCTGCTGtacccaccccctcacacgcgcacgctgaGCGTCGTCGATGTGAACCGGTCGCAAGGAGGGGCTTCTCGCACCCGCAGACGATGCCAccgacggtgccgcggcgccgctctccgcccCTCTGCCACCAACGCTGCTACCGCGTGTAGCGCTCGATgcgactgcagcggcggaggtCGACCTCGACCGGCTCGACGGCTTCGACGCGGACGCGTTCCTGCGCGAAGGCAGACGCTGatagcgctgccgctgttctTTCTGCGTGTCACCACCGACACCGGGCGAGGGGCTTCTctggctgcggctgcgtgggTAGATAGCCGTCACATCCACCTCGGCCGGCTCTCTGTAGCCCTGCGGTGtggggtggcggcgcgcttgTGCGGTGGGGCTCGGATGGCCCCGAATCGATGTCGGTGGCGTTCTCAGGTGCGCAGAGTGTGGCGGATCGTTCATGCGGTAGGGCTGGGCATTATCTTGGAGGATGGATGCGGTAGTGTTCAACGACGCCACTACCCGCGCTTGTGGATCCTTGGAGATGGGCGAGCACTCAATCTCCGCATCTTCCGGGGCACGCGGCTGACGCTGATCCGCgacgtgcagcgctgcgtaagagccgctggcgcctcgTGCGGCTTCTCCTGAGGGACGTCCTCTTGCGTCGCCTGCGTagagcgccgccagcgcagcgtcatcgccgtcgcggtgtgtgcgccttGCCGACTGTCCACGAGTCACCACCGCCGGGCCGTAGAGAACACCACCTTCGCTGGCAGCCGGACTTGGCGCGCGACCAGCACTCGcagtgcggcgctgcagcgcctgctgctgctgctgctgctgttgcgatGGTGGACCTGCCGAGGCTTCCGCGGTCAGCGACTGTGATGGCTTTGCTGATGGATCacgtcgcagccgcgcagcacgtggcTTGTATCGGCGGAGGAGTTCAGCATCCGTCTTGTCCTGCACGCCGCACTCCGTCGACGCGCGTTGCCGCTTCtccggcgaggcggccgtgtACCCCATCACGTCCGCCATCGGGTTCTCCATCCGCTCCGGGTGTGCCATGCCGCCGTACGCGTTGCGCTCCACCGAACCATGGCGCGTCATCAGGTTGCTCGCGGCCACACCGGCCGCATCACTGCtaccgccgccggcatcggGCAGCGCACTGTGGCTCCCTTGCaggtgttgttgttgcgctGTCGCCATGCGGCGCACGATGGTGTCCTCGAGGTACTTGCGAGACTCCTCGGCCAGCTGTTTCACAACTGCtcctcgcagcagccgcccGTTGGCAGTCACTCGCCGCTtccgcgccgcctgcgcctgcgcctccttctccctctgcgtctgcgccagctgctgggcTGCCTGTTGGCTGCGTACGGAGTCGCCGTAGCCCGTCGGAGCCGTCACCCCGCGCGT
Above is a genomic segment from Leishmania major strain Friedlin complete genome, chromosome 3 containing:
- a CDS encoding conserved hypothetical protein (previous protein_id=AAM69051.1), coding for MATAAALSPWTLSSASTSPAAVADTLHEGPHARFIAETTAMLWGDDYPSWMVQQWVRLGDVEDDEEDGGTNEAAVAVGSGDSSATGVDNVETADGTALGREDEIEGMHGKSFVEPQLSGQGAPLPLQPPSRHSEAERVEVAASAVVSSSSAPVPVPSPSWTFMMQQTLEALQLHLPLHHDHPPPQLQLASTGETPVMTLAKHLVQDAPLLWLRYLLVPMYTQWTQQRAAAPPAAGAAATTTTAPIPSSSSSPSATTVLERDGAVTMHELLGALGTASVREALRKEQSWSDDLVQLVAAAAAAPPSDASATLKALNGRQAAIRDQQRQHTGEMLYFTGALAKAAQSFMVLGQGGYAILASLIIRLLGRARAAWAEWAIPLTEAGVQRAAQVVCRGGGHETRADCNSSSSSVTAEDNAEEEAPAEKRIRVEPPPRRSAPRSDFPRIAAVESFAALRAAVSSAAQRQAHLVWRCWYILYGYYGADLYTNEVLARSLEEEDLEKAGVRRMAAAQQAHWRRLRLAADVKQHALSETHWLWCSTLLASVETTLMAALSEKHVDEHAPVGTCASAFTTAATDVPPACATELLYRRLLEGTARAFTAELRDTLRVYGEAALALRSGGLHSSTFTVPSALQTVAHNVVALQDAFSQCLAASLGYAPAAAMSPHQRKSALCTQIGVYLWQLYPTLLRVQVPEEASWMSTTGTEQAGDTLGASDSAEVAAGSFTAQFHRHWRRRGRHLSAVMTDAFRCMEQALTHGRRSATSPSLLPLSSSTAASITATAPVSKACDGSGGASDDVHGRNDADDGATTARFLAALVHSPAGEFAASSSSASNDAWTAALCDIAADFYAVYDQSCFFLLRPERQRLFTLSVRRLYHLLMSPPDGSSAGSSPSQAAASGSATKTTPPLPQQSLVCLLRRDTRLWMLLTHGVLLQLERRGRVAREDEALLASYLLPLMTLLGSRQHDGEVERGSADSSLPYIATEASPVWADIAVAEDILLLLASGLASLPWNLEEVYVTVQRHTALCLRHCMRHQGRLSANGAATVTEMAAWFGAAELASTSAAPSSPTTAVASPWGFSGVAEVGSPAARSDRGASALANVAAHIDAQCRRDDPLLAYCGGEVASASASADARNPTLTAPPCLSEDAVDARFAAALARHGRLASASLASAPCGLLMVVGAYRSCGRALHGLRAALEEQYRMAREDEVGEFVGRTVTFCTSGDITAFRGLVTTVHSCVFGYACQPRGLLRLWLGYLQHLFDCVVPRSASSSSEDPLCTEGEDTLVLMPSSWQRRHHITTLFGARVYRTGWRALQHDGEPASQTRLREVLGECLANLMLLPYSHPRGDADRSENEAAMWTVAAEHNGAAAATQAILQRTLPHTVLEILCELLRIPVEGNRDSVSYREKVAAVDAAGKVIEKSFLGLAGLLAFLRRLELLVVPGSLQDRRLVHLLRCVYEAADAAALGI